GGCCCCACCCAAGGCATATGTCTTATCCTTGTGCCGCAATAGTTCCGAGGAAAGACCCACTTCGGCAAGCATTTGCTCATACCAGGCAGCACAGTCGTTGCTGGGATAGGTAATGTCGTAGcctggcagcggcagcactaCATCTGATAGTTTATACTTGTCGCTGGCAATGTCTTCGTCGCTAAGCGCACGCACCTTACGCTTAAATATGGACTCCTCTTCCAACAAGCTGTCATCCTCTGGCTCATCTTCTGGCTCTTCAGATGCTTGTTGCTCTATTTGTAGCGGCTGTTCTTCCACATACACGAGATCACCTGGTATAAGCTTCAGTCCGAATTCTTTAATGCGACGCGAGGCAATGCGATTGAAAATGAGACTTTGATAGGCATGTGGAtatagcagcaacatgttCCTAGGTATGCGACGCAACGCCGCTGCATAGTCATGTTCACCAAAGCTGGCCAGTCCATCCAGCAGCTTCTTCTCAATGAACTTGTCATCATGAAACTTGGCAGCAGCCGCTACGGAATCCCGATCCTGCCACCAAGCTTCACGTATGACGCGCATGAACTCCATATCATTGTCACGTGGCTTCAGTATCAACTCACAGGCATGCTTGAAGTCGCGTTTTAGCAAAGCTACTCCCACCTCATATGTGGGCACTGAGGCGCTGTTGCCAAAACGCTGTAGTCCATAATAATTGATAAAGCCACGCGCTTTAAGTGACTGCAGAGCCAACTCTATATGCTCACGCGGTTCTGTGATGTGCCTCAATGCCAGACGAAACCGATTGCCCTGCAGCTCCCCCAGCTTGAGTGTGTGCGGCTTGAAGCTAAAGTTGCCCACGTATACATTACGCATACAACGTGACGCATGCACGATGGCATCCGGCGTGCGACGCTTGACGCACATGCTCTGTGTGGTCTTCGCACGTTTATCCTTGGTACCACAATAGTTCACTTGCGAAGGACGCAGACTGCAAAAATACGCTTAGACATGAGACTTAAGTATAACACTTTAACACTCACTTTAAGCGACTGGCAAGTGTAGCAGCAACCTCACTGGTATCCATATTGACCTTGTGCACcacaaaatgtacaaattcCGCCGGAAAACTCCAGCGGTTGTCACCGCGTCCTGGCTTTGGTTTTGAGATCCGCAAAATTTTTTTATCCCCACCAGCTAGCTGCTCCTCTTCCATTGCTGTTGGCAGAGCCTGCTGACTTAGTGTTGTAGATACCAACTTGCTTTGATAGAGTTGCTTGACCAGCTGATGAATTTGGGTGCGTTGCTCTTTATCCAGATTGCTTACATCAATCTCAATCTTTTGCTCGGTGCCCGCTTCATATTTCGCTGCAGCCAAGTCGGCAATCTGCTGCCACATCTGTTCATCTATCACCGACTGCAGTTTGAGACGCCATTCGTTCAGTTCTGTGGCATCCACAGCTGCAAAGCCAACATTATCATTTTGGTAAGCATAAAagaataactaaataaaaccCACGTTCAACTACCATTTTGGGTACATTCAAGTCGTTTAACTGCATTAGTTGTCCCGCCACATCTATTTCATTAACGTGGAAGTCCGAGAAGCGAGACTTTACAATGCCAGTGAAGCCGGCTAGCTCCGAGTTTGTGAATTCGGTAATGCCCACTTGGTTTTCCAGCAGCGTACACTTCTGTTGCGGAGCCCTGTAATAAGATAAGTTCATTCAAGTCAATTCCAacatgtttattattgttttattcaCCTGTTGCTGTGTCCACTGCTACTGCCATTGCTATGTCTGCCATGATCTTTCTTTTGAGCCCgccaattgtttttgttgtatggCCTTGACTGAAAATTACGTCCACGACCTCTGCCTCTACCTCTATCCTTGCCCATTTTAATAAAACGTACAGTTTTTATTAAGtactcctttttttttaaaaaggcAGAAGCACGTTTTATGCACTCACAAATAAAACACTTAACATTTTCTGTTATGCATACACCGgtaacaacattttgtggcggcatttttgggatttttttttaatagtgaCGGTCATACTTTTATTGTAATATCGTATATCGTAAGTTAAACTTATTGTATTTCACGGTTTTTGTGATAACAAaccgcaaaacaaaaaatacaaaatcagCCCTGGATAGTAGCATAGAATGGTTATTGTATGACAATTAAGTAAGTAACTAAGCACTTAACATTTATGTTTACAGTCTATAAAATcgattttatttgcagttttaatttgaaacttttcttttataataatGCGGGTTTTGTTTCTGCATCCGGATCTGGGCATAGGCGGTGCCGAGCGTCTGGTGGTCGATGCCGCCTTGGCGCTAAAAGAGCGTGGCCATGAAATTAGCTTTTTGACCAATCATCATGACAGCTTGCATTGCTTTAAGGAAACAGCTGATGGCACTTTTCCGGTGTGCGTGGTTGGTGATTGGCTGCCACGCCGGCTGTTTGGACGTTTCTATGCCTTCTGTGCGTACCTCCGCATGCTCTATGCCGCCTGTTATGCTAGCTTTTTTATGCCACAACGCGAGCAGATTGATGTAGTATTCTGTGATCTGATATCGGTGTGTGTGCCCGTGTTACGATTGGCACGTCATCGTCCACGTGTCCTCTTCTACTGTCACTTTCCCGATCAGCTCTTAAGTGCACGAGCAGG
The DNA window shown above is from Drosophila busckii strain San Diego stock center, stock number 13000-0081.31 chromosome 3L, ASM1175060v1, whole genome shotgun sequence and carries:
- the LOC108598791 gene encoding pseudouridylate synthase 7 homolog, whose protein sequence is MGKDRGRGRGRGRNFQSRPYNKNNWRAQKKDHGRHSNGSSSGHSNRAPQQKCTLLENQVGITEFTNSELAGFTGIVKSRFSDFHVNEIDVAGQLMQLNDLNVPKMVVEPVDATELNEWRLKLQSVIDEQMWQQIADLAAAKYEAGTEQKIEIDVSNLDKEQRTQIHQLVKQLYQSKLVSTTLSQQALPTAMEEEQLAGGDKKILRISKPKPGRGDNRWSFPAEFVHFVVHKVNMDTSEVAATLASRLNLRPSQVNYCGTKDKRAKTTQSMCVKRRTPDAIVHASRCMRNVYVGNFSFKPHTLKLGELQGNRFRLALRHITEPREHIELALQSLKARGFINYYGLQRFGNSASVPTYEVGVALLKRDFKHACELILKPRDNDMEFMRVIREAWWQDRDSVAAAAKFHDDKFIEKKLLDGLASFGEHDYAAALRRIPRNMLLLYPHAYQSLIFNRIASRRIKEFGLKLIPGDLVYVEEQPLQIEQQASEEPEDEPEDDSLLEEESIFKRKVRALSDEDIASDKYKLSDVVLPLPGYDITYPSNDCAAWYEQMLAEVGLSSELLRHKDKTYALGGAYRKLLIQPSDLKWSFRSYSTPEDTLIASDWEQLKNIPITVEPSETEAKYTALLLEFSLPTAAYATMLLRELLKQDTSTARQMQLEQQEISKNPMPDAIEEKTTETIELIAETTEGVQIESN